Proteins from a single region of Catenulispora acidiphila DSM 44928:
- a CDS encoding Glu/Leu/Phe/Val family dehydrogenase: MSDKPDNDVSEVFASDHEQVVYCRDEETGLKAIIAVHNTLLGPGLGGTRFFPYATEQDALKDVLRLSRGMSYKNALAGLDLGGGKAVIIGDPSEIKTEALLRAYGRFVQSLNGRYYTACDVGTYVQDMDVVAKESRFVTGRSMESGGAGDSSVLTAYGVFQGMRASAEYLWGSPSLAGKRVGISGVGKVGRYLIGHLIEDGASIVATDPYEGAIQWLRDNYAQVELVSTTEDLIAADIDVYAPCALGGALDDATVAALTAKIVCGAANNQLAHTGVEKQLEARGILYAPDYLVNSGGVIQVADEIHGFDFERAKRRASGIFDTTMRIYSLASEEGVPPSVAADRLAERRMRDVGRLRGVYLP, from the coding sequence GTGTCTGACAAGCCTGACAACGACGTCAGCGAGGTATTCGCCAGCGACCACGAGCAAGTGGTGTACTGCCGCGACGAAGAGACCGGCCTGAAGGCCATCATCGCGGTTCACAACACCCTGCTCGGTCCTGGGCTCGGCGGTACTCGCTTCTTCCCCTACGCCACCGAGCAGGACGCGCTGAAGGACGTCCTGCGCCTGTCGCGGGGCATGTCGTACAAGAACGCCCTCGCCGGTCTGGACCTCGGCGGCGGCAAGGCCGTCATCATCGGCGACCCGAGCGAGATCAAGACCGAGGCGCTGCTGCGCGCCTACGGCCGCTTCGTGCAGTCCCTCAACGGCCGCTACTACACCGCGTGCGACGTCGGCACCTACGTGCAGGACATGGACGTGGTCGCCAAGGAGTCCCGGTTCGTCACCGGCCGCTCCATGGAGTCCGGCGGCGCGGGCGACTCCTCCGTGCTCACCGCCTACGGCGTCTTCCAGGGCATGCGCGCCTCCGCCGAGTACCTGTGGGGCTCGCCCTCGCTGGCCGGCAAGCGGGTCGGCATCTCCGGCGTCGGCAAGGTCGGCCGCTACCTGATCGGGCACCTGATCGAGGACGGCGCCTCGATCGTGGCCACCGACCCGTACGAGGGCGCGATCCAGTGGCTGCGCGACAACTACGCGCAGGTCGAGCTGGTCTCCACCACCGAGGACCTGATCGCGGCCGACATAGACGTCTACGCCCCGTGCGCCCTCGGCGGCGCCCTGGACGACGCCACCGTCGCCGCCCTCACCGCCAAGATCGTCTGCGGCGCCGCCAACAACCAGCTCGCGCACACCGGCGTGGAGAAGCAGCTGGAAGCCCGCGGCATCCTCTACGCCCCCGACTACCTGGTGAACTCCGGCGGTGTGATCCAGGTCGCAGACGAGATCCACGGCTTCGACTTCGAACGCGCCAAGCGCCGCGCCTCGGGCATTTTCGACACGACGATGCGGATCTACTCCCTGGCCTCGGAGGAGGGCGTTCCCCCGTCTGTGGCCGCCGACCGGCTCGCCGAGAGGCGTATGCGGGACGTCGGCCGACTGCGCGGCGTATACCTGCCGTAG
- the bldC gene encoding developmental transcriptional regulator BldC, translated as MTARTPDAEPLLTPAEVATMFRVDPKTVTRWAKAGKLTSIRTLGGHRRYREQEVRALLNGIPPQREG; from the coding sequence ATGACCGCACGTACGCCGGACGCTGAGCCTCTGCTCACGCCCGCCGAGGTCGCCACGATGTTCCGCGTCGACCCCAAGACGGTCACGCGCTGGGCCAAGGCCGGCAAGCTGACCTCGATCCGCACCCTGGGGGGTCACCGCCGCTACCGCGAGCAGGAGGTGCGCGCTCTGCTGAACGGCATCCCGCCGCAGCGTGAGGGCTGA
- a CDS encoding cellulose binding domain-containing protein yields MGLSKRARVIGISLATAAVVGAGAVAAFSAGAAGSSSGSVTAAFAKTSDWGTGFQGQYTIANSTGQTVHGWTVSFDLPSGERISSLWNGTMTAAGQHITVANPTWAGDIATGTSATFGFVVDATSGSTAPQNCLVNGASCDGGTPGGGQSSAPGGAPSTAPGSSSAPSSAPSSAPSSVPSSAPSSAPSSAPSSVPPPPASSGSYSFAPYVDTSQRQDLGAIATAAGAKDVTAAFMLAGGSGCTPAWNGSADAGFEGALKAGVADLRAKGGDVIASFGGANGTELAGACKDVPSLKAAYKSVIDAYNLTHVDFDIEGAATTDQASITRRAQALAQLQADYAAAGKTLDVSLTLPVLPSGLTQDGVNIVTAAATNNLKISVVNVMAMDFGDWAAPSPSGKMGQYADQSAQSVHDQLKSVYPGATDAQLWSMVGITPMIGVNDTSDEVFQVSDASVVEQFAAQHHIGRLAMWSLTRDQACAQPSSWASPTCSSIQQNTYDFAHTFEAFTG; encoded by the coding sequence ATGGGACTGTCGAAGCGCGCCCGCGTCATAGGGATCTCACTCGCCACCGCTGCCGTCGTCGGCGCCGGGGCCGTCGCCGCCTTCTCGGCCGGCGCCGCCGGAAGCAGCAGTGGCAGCGTCACGGCCGCCTTCGCCAAAACGTCCGACTGGGGTACCGGCTTCCAGGGCCAGTACACGATCGCCAACAGCACCGGCCAGACCGTGCACGGCTGGACCGTCTCCTTCGACCTGCCGTCCGGGGAGCGCATCAGCTCCCTGTGGAACGGCACCATGACCGCCGCCGGGCAGCACATCACGGTCGCCAATCCGACCTGGGCCGGCGACATAGCCACCGGGACCAGCGCGACGTTCGGCTTCGTGGTGGACGCCACCTCCGGGTCCACCGCGCCGCAGAATTGCCTGGTCAACGGAGCGTCCTGCGACGGCGGGACGCCCGGCGGCGGTCAGAGCTCGGCGCCCGGCGGCGCCCCGAGCACGGCACCGGGTTCCAGCTCGGCTCCCAGCAGCGCTCCGTCGAGCGCGCCGAGCAGCGTCCCGTCCTCGGCACCGAGCAGCGCGCCGTCCTCGGCTCCCTCCTCGGTGCCGCCGCCGCCCGCCTCCAGCGGCTCCTACAGCTTCGCGCCCTACGTGGACACCAGCCAGCGCCAAGACCTCGGCGCGATCGCGACGGCGGCCGGGGCGAAGGACGTGACCGCGGCGTTCATGCTCGCCGGCGGCAGCGGCTGCACCCCGGCGTGGAACGGCTCGGCCGACGCCGGCTTCGAAGGCGCCCTGAAGGCGGGCGTCGCCGACCTGCGCGCCAAGGGCGGCGACGTCATCGCCTCCTTCGGCGGCGCCAACGGCACCGAGCTGGCCGGCGCCTGCAAGGACGTGCCGAGCCTGAAGGCCGCCTACAAGTCGGTGATCGACGCCTACAACCTGACCCACGTGGACTTCGACATCGAGGGCGCGGCCACCACCGATCAGGCCTCGATCACCCGCCGGGCCCAGGCGTTGGCGCAGCTGCAGGCGGACTACGCCGCCGCCGGCAAGACCCTGGACGTGTCGCTGACCCTGCCGGTCCTGCCCTCCGGGCTGACCCAGGACGGGGTGAACATCGTCACCGCGGCGGCCACGAACAACCTGAAGATCTCGGTCGTGAACGTGATGGCCATGGACTTCGGCGACTGGGCCGCCCCGAGCCCGTCCGGGAAGATGGGCCAGTACGCCGACCAGTCCGCGCAGTCCGTGCACGACCAGCTCAAGAGCGTCTACCCCGGCGCGACCGACGCCCAGCTGTGGTCGATGGTCGGGATCACCCCGATGATCGGCGTCAACGACACCTCCGACGAGGTGTTCCAGGTCTCCGACGCCTCGGTCGTGGAACAGTTCGCCGCGCAGCACCACATCGGCCGGCTGGCCATGTGGTCCCTGACGCGGGACCAGGCGTGTGCGCAGCCGTCGTCGTGGGCTTCCCCCACCTGCTCCTCGATCCAGCAGAACACGTACGACTTCGCGCACACCTTCGAGGCCTTCACGGGCTGA
- a CDS encoding cytochrome d ubiquinol oxidase subunit II — MTAVDLLLGVIVCALAAYALLAGADFGAGVWDLLARGRHADRERRLIAHALGPVWEANHVWLIFVIVATFSGFPTAFGIIARGLELPLALALAGIVLRGAAYVYRAYGEGAAGPDSLWSRVFAVASSITPFMLGVSGAALATGKITATSGPLTPFDSPFTLVAGVFAVVVTAFLAAVYLCHDAGTDPETEDLVPAFRRRALGAAAVAGVVSMALLPLLYQDAPIVAHRFTERSIPFVAVAVVCGFGSLAVIWKRHYVLARATAATAVIGVLLGWAAAQYPDLAVGAATARGSAAGPANLHALLIAMGFGMVVILPAFYLLLKVFSGPEGAAGGSGLAN; from the coding sequence ATGACCGCCGTCGACCTCCTCCTGGGCGTGATCGTCTGCGCCCTGGCCGCCTACGCCCTGCTCGCCGGCGCCGACTTCGGCGCCGGGGTCTGGGATCTGCTGGCTCGCGGCCGCCACGCCGACCGCGAGCGCCGCCTCATCGCCCATGCGCTCGGCCCGGTCTGGGAGGCGAACCACGTCTGGCTGATCTTCGTGATCGTCGCGACCTTCAGCGGCTTCCCGACCGCCTTCGGCATCATCGCGCGCGGCTTGGAACTGCCGCTGGCCTTGGCGCTGGCCGGCATCGTGCTGCGCGGGGCGGCGTACGTCTACCGCGCCTACGGCGAGGGCGCCGCCGGGCCCGACAGCCTGTGGAGCCGGGTCTTCGCGGTGGCCTCCTCGATCACCCCGTTCATGCTCGGCGTCAGCGGCGCGGCGCTGGCGACCGGCAAGATCACCGCCACCTCCGGTCCGCTGACCCCGTTCGACTCCCCCTTCACGCTGGTGGCCGGCGTCTTCGCGGTCGTGGTGACCGCGTTCCTGGCCGCCGTCTACCTCTGCCACGACGCCGGCACTGACCCGGAGACCGAGGACCTGGTCCCGGCCTTCCGGCGCAGGGCGCTCGGCGCGGCGGCGGTGGCCGGGGTCGTCAGCATGGCCCTGCTGCCGCTGCTGTATCAGGACGCGCCGATCGTCGCGCACCGCTTCACCGAGCGCTCGATCCCCTTCGTGGCCGTCGCAGTGGTCTGCGGATTCGGCTCCCTCGCGGTGATCTGGAAGCGGCACTACGTCCTGGCCCGCGCGACGGCCGCCACGGCGGTGATCGGCGTGCTGCTCGGCTGGGCCGCGGCTCAGTACCCGGATCTGGCGGTCGGGGCGGCGACGGCCCGCGGCTCGGCGGCCGGACCGGCGAACCTGCACGCCCTGCTGATCGCGATGGGCTTCGGGATGGTGGTCATCCTGCCCGCGTTTTACCTGCTGTTGAAGGTCTTCTCAGGGCCCGAAGGCGCGGCCGGCGGTAGTGGGCTCGCAAACTGA
- a CDS encoding cytochrome ubiquinol oxidase subunit I has translation MLGSSLSDARIETGFSLAFHIVFAVFGVGLPWLLLVTEGRWLKTRDPVWLALTRKWSRVMAVLFAIGAVSGTVLSFEFGLLWPAFMARYGGVLGLPFTLEAFAFFAEAIFVGLYLYGWKRLSPRAHWLTLWPIAISGTLSTLFIVTANSWMNVPTGVKEVGGKVVSAEPLAPLTGPGALPESLHMLLAAIMCTGGVVAAVYAVGMLRGRRDSYHRRGFRVGLVTVLAAAPLQLVVGDLAARVVEKYQPAKLAAMEALTHTQSHAPLTLGGIYDPSTGKTRFGIEIPDGLSLLTGFRTDKTIRGLDILPAKQQPATPVVHLAFDTMVGGGMAILGLAGLLAVVALWRRRKGVRPLIPLTRPWLLAGALTGPAAMAAMLAGWEVTEAGRQPWIVYGRMTVRQAATTSGGIGWSLIATIAVYLGLATALLLILRRLATGAPPELAEGAEPSGPQDPESPTHEPSGSEGDAEDSPESTETNAESTPESSPELEGAAR, from the coding sequence ATGCTCGGCAGCAGTCTCAGCGACGCCCGCATCGAGACCGGGTTCTCGCTCGCCTTCCACATCGTCTTCGCCGTCTTCGGGGTCGGGCTGCCCTGGCTCCTGCTGGTCACCGAGGGCCGCTGGCTGAAGACCCGCGATCCGGTGTGGCTCGCCCTGACCCGCAAGTGGTCGCGGGTGATGGCGGTGCTGTTCGCCATCGGCGCGGTGTCCGGGACCGTCCTGTCCTTCGAGTTCGGGCTGCTGTGGCCGGCGTTCATGGCGCGCTACGGCGGGGTGCTCGGGCTGCCCTTCACGCTGGAGGCCTTCGCCTTCTTCGCCGAGGCGATCTTCGTCGGCCTCTACCTCTACGGCTGGAAGCGCCTGTCGCCGCGTGCGCACTGGCTCACGCTCTGGCCGATCGCCATCTCCGGCACGCTCTCGACGTTGTTCATCGTCACCGCGAACTCCTGGATGAACGTCCCGACCGGCGTCAAGGAGGTCGGCGGCAAGGTCGTCTCCGCCGAACCGCTGGCGCCGCTCACCGGCCCGGGCGCGCTGCCGGAGTCGCTGCACATGCTGCTCGCCGCGATCATGTGCACCGGCGGCGTGGTCGCCGCGGTCTACGCGGTCGGGATGCTGCGCGGGCGGCGCGACTCCTATCACCGGCGCGGCTTCCGTGTCGGGCTGGTCACGGTCCTGGCGGCGGCGCCGCTCCAGCTGGTGGTCGGCGACCTGGCCGCGCGCGTGGTCGAGAAGTACCAGCCCGCGAAGCTCGCCGCGATGGAAGCCCTGACCCACACCCAGAGCCACGCCCCGCTGACCCTCGGCGGGATCTACGACCCGAGCACCGGCAAGACCCGCTTCGGCATCGAGATCCCGGACGGGCTGTCCCTGCTGACCGGCTTCCGGACCGACAAGACCATCCGGGGTCTGGACATCCTGCCCGCCAAGCAGCAGCCCGCGACGCCGGTGGTGCACCTGGCCTTCGACACGATGGTCGGCGGCGGCATGGCGATCCTCGGCCTCGCCGGGCTGCTCGCCGTGGTCGCGCTCTGGCGCCGCCGCAAGGGTGTCCGTCCCCTGATCCCGCTGACCCGGCCCTGGCTGCTGGCCGGCGCGCTGACCGGCCCGGCGGCGATGGCCGCGATGCTGGCCGGCTGGGAGGTCACCGAGGCCGGGCGCCAGCCGTGGATCGTCTACGGCCGGATGACCGTGCGCCAGGCGGCGACCACCAGCGGCGGCATCGGCTGGTCGCTGATCGCCACGATCGCGGTCTACCTGGGACTGGCCACGGCGCTGCTGCTGATCCTGCGCCGGCTGGCGACCGGCGCCCCGCCGGAGCTGGCGGAAGGCGCCGAGCCGTCGGGTCCGCAAGACCCTGAGTCCCCCACGCACGAGCCTTCGGGCTCTGAGGGCGATGCGGAAGACAGCCCCGAGAGCACTGAGACCAACGCCGAAAGCACCCCCGAAAGCAGCCCCGAACTGGAAGGAGCAGCCCGATGA